The Rhinatrema bivittatum chromosome 4, aRhiBiv1.1, whole genome shotgun sequence genome window below encodes:
- the RHNO1 gene encoding RAD9, HUS1, RAD1-interacting nuclear orphan protein 1 isoform X2: MPHRKKAASNPRKPKLLFHETPLEGPMHQYGSAVLTARNPKWVPAKLIDQSVSSSWVSPQFDKAVEFHFPGCRRRRRHQANNAVRHRSQEAGHNLPIAVGPCRKTAVKMFPPLTFHDSKASLGTGNPSDSLWDFRPISLSSRQVVPNTGLETSPGTLNEKNPRVRTQEPPSSEFHEVETFSVFSPPNTETPEHSLLLSCRNLQSRSSLREILEGRSTPCSKQQDVLCPDSEGLNVSGGPSEDMTSMHVLVEDTPEHEYGVRITWRRRQELMKYLKARGMLKSSEILVKT, translated from the exons ATGCCTCATAGAAAGAAGGCTGCCAGTAATCCACGAAAGCCCAAGCTACTATTCCATGAGACCCCCTTGGAAGGTCCTATGCATCAGTATGGTTCTGCCGTGCTAACAGCAAGGAACCCTAAATGGGTCCCTGCCAAACTAATCGACCAAAGTGTGTCTTCCTCATGG GTTTCGCCACAGTTTGATAAAGCAGTAGAATTTCACTTCCCTGGTTGTCGAAGGCGGCGCCGCCACCAAGCCAACAATGCTGTACGACATCGGAGTCAAGAAGCCGGTCACAATTTGCCGATTGCAGTGGGCCCATGTCGAAAGACTGCCGTAAAGATGTTTCCTCCATTAACTTTTCATGATTCCAAGGCGTCTCTTGGTACTGGAAACCCATCAGACTCCCTTTGGGACTTCAGACCTATAAGTCTGTCTAGCAGACAAGTGGTTCCTAATACTGGACTGGAAACGTCACCTGGAACTCTGAATGAGAAGAATCCAAGGGTAAGAACACAAGAACCTCCCTCTTCTGAATTTCATGAGGTGGAAACCTTCAGTGTTTTCAGTCCTCCAAATACAGAGACCCCAGAACACAGCCTCTTATTGAGCTGCAGAAACCTGCAAAGTAGGTCTTCCTTAAGAGAAATTTTGGAAGGGAGGAGCACACCATGTTCGAAACAACAAGATGTGTTGTGTCCAGACTCTGAAGGGCTTAATGTTTCTGGTGGGCCTTCTGAAGATATGACATCAATGCACGTACTGGTGGAGGATACCCCTGAACATGAATATGGGGTGAGGATAACATGGAGGAGACGCCAAGAATTGATGAAATATCTGAAAGCGAGAGGAATGCTGAAGAGTTCGGAGATCCTGGTGAAGACATGA